Part of the Candidatus Methylomirabilota bacterium genome, CCGTCACGGTCGCCTGCTCCCGGTCGGGCGAGCGGGAGGGCCGCGGGGCCGCGCCGCCGCCGGTCCCCGTCATTGTCGCCACCGCCGTTCAGAAGCCCATGCCTGTCCAGCTCAGGGCGATCGGCAACGTGCAGCCGTCCGAGACCGTGACGGTCCGCGCCCGGGTGGGGGGCATCCTTGCCCAGGTCCGCTTCAAAGAGGGTCAGGACGTGACCGAGGGCCAGCTCCTCTTCACGCTCGACCGCGGGCCGCTCGAGGCGGCCGTCCGCCAGGCCGAGGCGAGTCTCGCGAAGAGCCGGGCCGAGTTCGAGAACGCCCGGCGGGACGCCGCGCGCTATGCCGAGCTGGCGCAGAAAGGCTTCGTCGCCCAGCAGGAGTACGACCGGTTGCGGACGGCCGCCCAGGCGCTCGAGGCCACCGTGCAGGCCGATCGCGCCGTCGTCGAGAACGCGCGCCTCCAGATGGGCTACGCGACCATCCGGGCGCCGATCGCGGGCCGGAGCGGTGCCCTCCTCGTCCACGAGGGGGACCTCATCAAGGCCAACGACACCCCGCTCGTCGTCATCAACCGCCTCCGGCCCGTCGACATCGCCTTCAGCATGCCCGAGCGGGAGCTCCCGGCGGTCCGGCAGTACCGGGACCAGGGGACGCTCGCGGTCGACGCCCTGGCCCCCCAGGACGCCGCCCCGCTGGGGCAGGGGCAGTTGAGCTTCATCGACAACCGCGTGGATCCCACCACGGGCACGATCCAGCTCAAGGCGACCTTCCCGAACGGGGATGGGACGCTGTGGCCGGGGCAGTACGTCAACGTCGTGCTCACCCTGACCACCGAACCGGCCGCCATCGTCGTCCCGGCCCAGGCCGTGCAAACCGGCCAGCAAGGCGCCTACCTCTTCGTCGTCAAGGCGGACCAGACGGTCGAGTCGCGCCCGGTGAGGGTCGCCCGCCAGGTCGGCGCCGAGACGGTGATCGCCGAAGGGGTGGGGACGGGGGAAGCGGTCGTCACCGAAGGCCAGCTTCGTCTGGTCCCGGGCGCGCGGGTGGAGACGAAGCCGACGGCGGCGGCCGCGGCCCCCGCCGGCGCCCGGCCCCAGTGACGGCCGCGGGCGGATCGGCGTGAGCGCGCTGTTCATCCGCCGGCCCGTCATGACGACGCTCGCCATGCTGGCGCTCGTCGTCTTCGGCTTCATGGCCTACCGTGACCTTCCGGTGAGCGACCTGCCGAACGTGGACTTCCCGACCGTGCAGGTGACCGCCCTGCTGCCGGGCGCGAGCCCCGACACGATGGCGGCGGCGGTCGCGACGCCGCTCGAGCGCCAGTTCTCGGCGATCGCCGGGCTCGACTCCATGACGTCGACCAGCTCGCGCGGCTCGACGACGATCGCGCTGCAGTTCTCGCTCGACCGCGACGTCGACGCCGCTGCCCAGGACGTGCAGGCGGCGATCGCCCAGGCCCAGCGTTCGCTACCGGCGGACATGCCGAGCCCGCCCTCCTACCGCAAGGTGAACCCGGCCGACCAGCCCGTCCTCTACCTGTCGCTCAACTCTCAGACCCTGCCGCTCTCGACCGTCCACGAGTACGCCGACACCCTGGTGGCCCAGCGGCTGTCCACGGTGACGGGCGTCGCCCAGGTGCAGATCTTCGGGGCCCAGAAGTACGCGGTGCGCATCCAGCTCGACCCGCGGGCGCTCGCGACTCGGGGCATCGGCCTCGACGAGGTCGAGCAGGCCCTCCGCCAGAGCAACCCGAACCTCCCGACGGGGACGCTCCAGGGCCCGAGCCGGGCCTTCACGATCGAGGCGAGCGGCAAGCCGACCGAGGCGGCCGCCTTCCGCTCGCTCATCGTTGCCTACCGGGAGGGCTCGCCGGTCCGCCTGGAGGAGCTGGGGCGCGTGATCGACAGCGTGGAGAACGACAAGGTGGCGGGCTGGTACAACGGGACCCGCTCCATCACCCTCGCCGTCCAGCGCCAGCCGGGCACCAACACCGTCGCGGTCGTCGACGGGGTCAAGCGGCTGCTGCCCGCCATCCGGGCCCAGCTTCCGGCCGCCGTCAAGCTGGAGCTGGTCTTCGACCGGTCCGAGGCCATCCGGGCCTCGGTCTTCGACGTCCAGTTCACGCTCGGGCTCGCCATCGCCCTGGTCGTGCTGGTGATCTTCCTCTTCCTCCGCAACGTCTCGGCCACGTTGATCCCGAGCGCCGCGCTGCCGATGTCGATCATCGGCACCTTCAGCGTGATGTACTTCCTCGGCTACAGCCTCGACAACCTCTCCCTGATGGCGCTGACGCTCTCGGTCGGGTTCGTCGTCGACGATGCGATCGTGGTCCTCGAGAACATCGTCCGCCACATGGAGCACGGTCAGGAGCGGCGGGCCGCGGCGCTGGAGGGCGCCCGCGAGATTGGCTTCACGATCGTCTCGATGACGTTGTCGCTGGTCGCGGTCTTCATCCCCGTCCTGTTCATGGGCGGGATCCTCGGCCGCCTGCTCCGCGAGTTCGCGGTGACGATCGCGGTCGCCATCCTGATCTCCGGCCTGGTCTCGCTGAGCCTGACCCCGATGCTGGCGAGCCGCTTCCTGCGGCCGCCGGGCGCGGCCCGCGGGCGGCTCTACCGGGCCTCGGAGCGGACCTTCGACTGGCTCCGCGACCGCTACGAGTGGACGCTCGGCTGGTCGCTTCGCCACCGCGGGCTCGTGCTGGCGAGCTTCGCCGCCACCGTGGCGGTCACGGTCGGGCTGTTCGTGGTCATCCCCAAGGGTTTCATCCCGAGCCCGGACACCGGACAGATGGTCGGCTTCACCGAAGCCGCCCAGGACGCCTCGTTCGAGGCCATGCTGCGCTACCAGCAGGCGGTCAACGCGGTGTTGCTCGACGACCCTCACGTCGGTGGCTTCGTCTCGGCGGTCGGCGTCCGCGGGCCCAATGCGGGGCTGGTCTTCGTGCGGTTGAAGCCGCGCCGGGAGCGACCGGGGGTCGACGCGGTCATCCAGGAGCTGCGGCCGAAACTCGCCCGCATCCCGGGGGTCCGCGTCTTCCTCCAGAACCCGCCGGCGGTCAACGTGGGGGGGCAGCTCACCAAGGCCCTCTACCAGTACACGCTGCTCTCCGGGGACACCGCCGAGCTCTACCGGTGGGCCGGCGAGCTGGAAGGGCGGCTCCGGGGTCTGCCGGGCCTCCGGGACGTGAACAGCACGCTGGAGCTGGCCAGCCCCCAGGCCGTCGTCGACATCGACCGCGAGAAGGCGGCCGCGGTCGGGCTCACCGCCGGGCAGATCGAGGGCGCGCTGTTCAACGCGTACGGCTCCCGCCAGGTCTCGACGATGTACACCGCCTCCAACGAGTACGAGGTGATCATGGAGCTGGCGCCGGAGTACCAGCGCGACCCGGCCGCGCTCTCGCTCCTCTACGTGCGGGCGGGCGGTGGGCGCCTGGTGCCGCTGGGCTCGGTGGCGACCGTGCGCCAGGGTGTCGGCCCGCTCTCGGTGATCCACGTCGGCCAGCTCCCGGCCGTCACGCTCTCTTTCAACCTGAGCCCGGGCGTCTCCCTGGGGGACGCGGTCGCTCGCATCCGGGGGGTCGAGCGGCAGCTGCACCTGCCGGCGACCATCACGACCACGTTCCAGGGCGCGGCCCAGGCCTTTCAGTCCTCGCTGAGAGGCCTCGGCCTGCTCCTGCTCATCGCGGTCCTGGTGATCTACATCGTCCTCGGCATCCTCTACGAGAGCTTCATCCACCCGCTGACCATCCTCTCCGGCCTCCCGTCGGCCGGGGTCGGCGGGCTCCTGACCCTTCTCCTGTTCGGCCGCGACCTCGACTTCTACGGGTTCATCGGCCTGATCATGCTGCTGGGGATCGTGAAGAAGAACGCCATCATGCAGATCGACTTCGCCCTCGAGGCCCAGCGGGCCGGGAAGCCGCCCGCCGAGGCGATCTACCAGGGGGCGCTGGTCCGCTTCCGCCCCATCATGATGACCACGGTGGCGGCGATCATGGGGACGTTGCCGATCGCGCTGGGCTTCGGCGCCGGCGCCGAGGTCCGCCGCTCGCTGGGCCTGGCGGTCGTCGGCGGGCTCCTCCTCTCCCAGCTCCTGACCCTCTACGTGACCCCGGTCGTCTACCTCTCCCTCGAGGGCCTCGAGCGCCGGCTCGGCGCCGGCTTCCGGTGGCGTCGACTCCTGCCGTCCCCGCGGCTCCACCGGGGCCGGGGGCGCACCAGCGTCTCGCCGCCATAGCCCGGCCCGGATCCCGGAACGCGGCGCACCCCCCTGAGCCGGGCGCCTCAGACCTGCGATTGACAGTCCCGCGCCGGCGGGCTAGCTTCCCTGAGAAGCGGTCGCGCGATCCCGCCGGAGTCGCGGGCCCGGACCCTCGGGCTCCGCGACGCGGCGACTGCCTCCAGGAGGTCTCGGGCGCGTGGACATGTTCGATCCGGCGCACTACCGGGGCGTGCGGCGCCCGGTGGCCCAGGCGGAGACGCTGCCCGCCTGGTGCTACACCAGCCCGGAGTTCTACGGCCGCGAGGTCGACCGGATCTTCGGGCCGGGGTGGCACTTCGTGGGGCGTGCCGACGAGGTCGCGGCGCCGGGCGACTATCTGACCATCGACACGGTCCCGGGGCCGCTCGTCCTGCTGCGGGACGGCGCGGGCCGCCTCGGCGCCTTCGCCAACACGTGCCGGCACCGGGGCGCCCGTCTCCTCGACGGCCGCGGGCGCTGCCGGACCATCGTCTGCCCGTACCACGGCTGGACGTATGGGCCGGACGGCGCCCTGCTGGGCGCGCCGGGGATGCGCGACCGCCCGGGATTCGACCGGGCCGACTGGGGGCTCACGCCGGTGCGCTGCGAGACGTGGCAGGGCTTCGTCTTCGTGAGCTTCGATCCCTCCGGACCCGGCCTCGCCGAGCATTTCGGCGACCTCGCCGAGAAGCTCGGCGGCTACGGCTTCGACCGGATGGTCTGCGTGCGGCGCCTCGACTACGACGTCGCC contains:
- a CDS encoding efflux RND transporter periplasmic adaptor subunit, with the protein product MRRVLAVLCLTAVTVACSRSGEREGRGAAPPPVPVIVATAVQKPMPVQLRAIGNVQPSETVTVRARVGGILAQVRFKEGQDVTEGQLLFTLDRGPLEAAVRQAEASLAKSRAEFENARRDAARYAELAQKGFVAQQEYDRLRTAAQALEATVQADRAVVENARLQMGYATIRAPIAGRSGALLVHEGDLIKANDTPLVVINRLRPVDIAFSMPERELPAVRQYRDQGTLAVDALAPQDAAPLGQGQLSFIDNRVDPTTGTIQLKATFPNGDGTLWPGQYVNVVLTLTTEPAAIVVPAQAVQTGQQGAYLFVVKADQTVESRPVRVARQVGAETVIAEGVGTGEAVVTEGQLRLVPGARVETKPTAAAAAPAGARPQ
- a CDS encoding efflux RND transporter permease subunit, which codes for MGVSALFIRRPVMTTLAMLALVVFGFMAYRDLPVSDLPNVDFPTVQVTALLPGASPDTMAAAVATPLERQFSAIAGLDSMTSTSSRGSTTIALQFSLDRDVDAAAQDVQAAIAQAQRSLPADMPSPPSYRKVNPADQPVLYLSLNSQTLPLSTVHEYADTLVAQRLSTVTGVAQVQIFGAQKYAVRIQLDPRALATRGIGLDEVEQALRQSNPNLPTGTLQGPSRAFTIEASGKPTEAAAFRSLIVAYREGSPVRLEELGRVIDSVENDKVAGWYNGTRSITLAVQRQPGTNTVAVVDGVKRLLPAIRAQLPAAVKLELVFDRSEAIRASVFDVQFTLGLAIALVVLVIFLFLRNVSATLIPSAALPMSIIGTFSVMYFLGYSLDNLSLMALTLSVGFVVDDAIVVLENIVRHMEHGQERRAAALEGAREIGFTIVSMTLSLVAVFIPVLFMGGILGRLLREFAVTIAVAILISGLVSLSLTPMLASRFLRPPGAARGRLYRASERTFDWLRDRYEWTLGWSLRHRGLVLASFAATVAVTVGLFVVIPKGFIPSPDTGQMVGFTEAAQDASFEAMLRYQQAVNAVLLDDPHVGGFVSAVGVRGPNAGLVFVRLKPRRERPGVDAVIQELRPKLARIPGVRVFLQNPPAVNVGGQLTKALYQYTLLSGDTAELYRWAGELEGRLRGLPGLRDVNSTLELASPQAVVDIDREKAAAVGLTAGQIEGALFNAYGSRQVSTMYTASNEYEVIMELAPEYQRDPAALSLLYVRAGGGRLVPLGSVATVRQGVGPLSVIHVGQLPAVTLSFNLSPGVSLGDAVARIRGVERQLHLPATITTTFQGAAQAFQSSLRGLGLLLLIAVLVIYIVLGILYESFIHPLTILSGLPSAGVGGLLTLLLFGRDLDFYGFIGLIMLLGIVKKNAIMQIDFALEAQRAGKPPAEAIYQGALVRFRPIMMTTVAAIMGTLPIALGFGAGAEVRRSLGLAVVGGLLLSQLLTLYVTPVVYLSLEGLERRLGAGFRWRRLLPSPRLHRGRGRTSVSPP